From one Gemella morbillorum genomic stretch:
- a CDS encoding radical SAM protein: protein MLVEPINPKMVTILTTYKCSAACKECCFQCTPKIEIRLSYEEIENFILESYDNFKDTLELCVFTGGECTLLGEDLFKAIKLVNSLGLKSRIVTNASWAKTKKLADRMIDKLIDAGLNEINYSTGDNHQEWVPFESIINACESSCDRGLITLVSIESFTGSTFSYEDFVNNDKVKSIKEKTGCLSEVKASWISLKNPKTIEKSGRKLDENYNYKPCDAILNFLGINPLGNVINCCGLTMEYIPSMKAGKYKKGTLKEMYYNNFNDFMKIWLKVSGAEKILYFAYQKNNKLEKYIKNIVHPCQACAIIYRNPEVRETLNNHYKEIVTSILVKYENMRNSSYNLNI, encoded by the coding sequence ATGTTAGTTGAACCTATAAACCCTAAAATGGTAACTATTCTTACAACTTACAAATGTTCAGCCGCTTGTAAAGAATGTTGTTTTCAATGTACACCTAAAATAGAAATAAGGTTATCTTATGAAGAAATAGAAAATTTTATATTGGAATCATATGATAACTTTAAAGATACTTTAGAACTTTGTGTGTTTACAGGTGGAGAATGTACACTATTAGGAGAAGATTTATTTAAAGCCATAAAATTAGTAAATAGTTTAGGATTAAAGTCTAGAATAGTTACTAATGCGTCTTGGGCAAAAACAAAAAAATTAGCTGATAGGATGATAGATAAGTTAATAGACGCAGGCTTAAATGAAATAAATTATTCTACAGGAGATAATCATCAAGAATGGGTACCTTTTGAAAGCATAATTAATGCCTGTGAGTCTTCATGTGACAGAGGATTAATAACGTTGGTAAGTATAGAAAGTTTTACGGGTTCTACTTTTAGTTACGAAGATTTTGTTAATAACGATAAGGTAAAATCTATAAAAGAAAAGACGGGATGTCTTTCAGAAGTTAAAGCTTCTTGGATTTCATTGAAAAATCCAAAAACAATTGAAAAAAGTGGAAGAAAATTGGATGAGAATTATAATTATAAGCCTTGTGATGCTATTTTAAATTTTTTAGGGATAAATCCATTAGGAAATGTCATAAATTGTTGTGGTCTTACAATGGAATATATACCATCTATGAAAGCAGGAAAATATAAAAAAGGTACATTAAAAGAAATGTATTATAATAATTTTAATGATTTTATGAAAATATGGCTAAAGGTTAGTGGAGCAGAAAAAATATTATATTTTGCTTATCAAAAAAATAATAAATTAGAGAAATATATTAAAAATATAGTTCATCCATGTCAAGCATGTGCCATAATTTATAGAAATCCTGAAGTTAGAGAAACCTTAAATAATCACTATAAAGAAATAGTAACATCAATACTTGTAAAGTATGAAAATATGAGAAATAGTAGTTATAATTTAAATATTTAA